The sequence caactttcaaaactactagtacatgtataaattaaaAGGGAAACAACACAAATATATAGAAAACAGAGCTCTCGAACAAGCCCATGTCTTTTCATACTCAAGAACCACTGTCTCTTCAGTGTCGATTATTCTGAGGTAGAATCAAGTCAATTTACATGGAGTCTATGTcttcaaacatgttcaatttTGATACGTTTGATTTGTAAAGGCTCGGAAAGGGAAATCTTTGCATGCAATCCTGTACTTGAGTCCTTTTAAATCTTGAAAAGATAACAATAACACTTTGTTGACTGTATGGCTGGTTTCAATGTCCTTTGATAAGTTTCACCAACCAACTATTACAGCAGTGCTGTCTAAGCTCCTTCAACACTGCCTTGCTCACTtggtatacaaatgtacaaacgcATGTGAAATATATTAAATCCATCGACATTTTACTGACAAGTTCCCATTTACTCCTTCACAATGTCGAAGGTGCAAGGGCATTGAACTCTGCGTCACTCCTCGGACATATCTTCTTAAACTTCGGAaagtcctgctggtttttgtcCACAAAGAAGTCTCTGTCAGAGTCTTGGTGGTAGAACTGCTTGGATTTGGTGGACAGGCCCTTTTGTTTGACCTGGTCTACAAGGTTGACTTTGGGTTTGACAGGAACACATACTGTCTGGGTGGGCTGATACACTGGACCAAGTCCAAACCTGCAAGCATAAGTACAACATATAAACATTTAGTCTGGAAAACAATGttatatacattttcaaaaagttTAACATAACCAGCTACAACATGCACAATAGTCTGAATGAGCAACATATATTGTTGACTTGTAACTTTTGTTGTTAAAAAATCAAATAATAATTAATTAGCTATTtgccacatgtgtgtgtgtgtgtggtgtgtgcatgcatgtgtgtgtgtgtgtgtgtgtgtgtgtgtgtgtgtgtgtgcgtgcatgtgtgtgtgtgtgatgaacTTCGAATTCATGTCAAATACATAATAATCTTTAGTAGAGGCTGTATTGGAAATATTTCCCTTTCAGTTTCACACACATGTAGTCAACTGATGGAAACCCATCACAAACTCTTCTTCACAACAAAAGCATAAATTTTCATTAAGTTCAAGTTCTGGAAGCAAAGACAACTAACCATCTTCTCTGCTCTGGCAGGTAGATGGTCTGAGGGACACACGCTGGCTTCTTTTCCGGCATGCCTCCGAACCAACTGTGCCTTTTTTCTGAGTTGGTTAGTGTGACTTTGGGTGGTGTTCCTGCAGGTAAAGACTCTGTCGACGTGGATCTATTCTCGGCTGTCAGCTGCGCTATCTTCCCCGGAATACGCTGAACTTTGGTTACCTCCCCTGCCACGCCCTTGTGGAGATCGTCCGGAGCCAAAGACACACCCGCGTTCTTCTGAAAGTCTTGTGCCTCCTTTAAGAGTCCTTTTCCCTGGATGGGGATCTTCGGTGCTGGTCTGGATACAGGACGACTTAGTGGTACTACAGTAGGCTGTACTCTTGCCAGTGGGTCTGTTGTTGTCTCTTCTGTTTCCATCTGTGCTGCGAGATGTGAGAACTTGCTAGGTCTGGGTTTGCTATAGTGCAAGGGTCCCTTTGCTGCATACGTAGTTGGTGGGGTCTCAGGCCTGGCGTCGTCCCACTCATTTTCGTAACGGTCCTTCTTTTGAAATGTGAGGCGTTTGAGTTCAGGCTTCGTCTTACCCTGTATGGGGACGGGATCGGATGTGGCAGTCCCCTCCATGGTCTCTCTTACTTGTGGAATCGTCTTGAGAGCCCTGCTTTGCCGTAACTTCTTAAAGTCTTGGACTGTAATTCTGAGATCCTTCACACTTCTTCTTGCCCAACAATCCTAGCATACATTGAAAGGCTGCATGGAGAAGAGAAACAAACATCTTGGTAAGTTCACAGACATAACtattaaatactgtaaatgcagaaatgttcacggtggttctTTGtgcgcggttttcgcggtaagctcttcgctgctaacttaaaccaccgcaaacattttttccCTCCGACCCCtatgtctactattgtctcaaatgcgaacttaagaccaccgcgaacactccattttctccctaccgcgagaTTAAACCCACACCaatctaaatgcatttacagtagtaaggAACAGGAGGAAATCTCACACGAAAGAAAAATCTTTGTCTAACTTTGACAAATCCTTGACTAAGCAGAGGACTTAAAAAAACATAAGGCTTAGAGACaataaatgtgttttgttttcctgttaaaaCACCTTGCAATGATAAATCTGCACAGCAACAGTTTAAGACTTCACATCATGATAATGCCAAATCATGACTCATGGCAAATTATGTTGTTCTGAGGCCCATGGCGACTGGACATACAGCAGTTGTCTAACTGAATTAATAACGTTCTGTAGCCTGGGTGAAAGCGCTTTATATTAGCCACTGCCATCATAACAAATTATAGAATGTTGCATGACAATTTATTTTTGAACCCCCTGCGCTGTTTATGGCATAGTTGTaaatcatgttgttgttgtatgcTGTCATGACAGTCACGAGATTatagcgccccccccccccccccccataaattttctgggggaggggggcgctatAACGGTAGACACATCTATCCCCGAAAGAAATTAAACGTTTCAGTCACAAAACTGAGTCTGACATCGCTTTAAACCcgacaaaaatgttaaaatctttCCATATAAATGTTGTGGGTAAATCTGTTAAACTCAGAATCAGATAACTAGCTAATATGATCATAAAATTGCGGCCAACTCACCAACTTTTACCGTCCCAAAAAATATGTCGCAGACCCTCGGACACAACAGCTTTCGTTTCGTCTTCACAAAACGACCAAGATTGATGGGTAGAGTCTTTGTCCACCGAAGACAACACTACAGCTTCTAAGAAACCTCCTAAACGTCTCAGAGCTACAGGTTTCAACTCTAAAATCTTAGAAACCTTCTACTGACTAATGTAAAACGTTTACTCGAACGAAAATAAAAGACCGGCAAACCGGCTTGGAGCGGATTGCACCAGGTCGTGACGTCATCAAGTCGACTACGTCATATATTTTTTACCTGATAAACAACCAACACTCAAACTATTTAACACTTTTAGATAGTATCTAACATATCTTTGTGTCACAGAAATATATACTAAATAGATGTTATCTTTTTGTGTGCTGTTGATTGATAGTcttttgctttaaaaaaaagtatttaccAACTTTATCCTCTACCTATGGGGTCGTGTTGCATAATAGTTGCCAGATATAGACAGGCATATCCCAAGGCATGTactgaccaaggacattataatgtccttgtcctGACGCATACATATACTAAGTGATGGGAGCGTCACATTTCTGGCCGGGCTCGTTGCAACCAGGAAAGATAAAAGTGTCTTCCAAGAAATCATGCTCATTCAcagttacaatgtattttttggggtgttttgtgcttttttttttcgtccccgcaagctgcccggtcgtagcctgagtgtcatcctgtttcagttacaggctctaccttcaccaaaaagcgtcatcctgtttcagttccaggctctaccttcaccagacttgtttcggggggggggggggggtcgtagGGTGAGTCCAATATGGTCCCTTACACTATTATGTCTATCGTGCCCCGGAGTATGCAATGACTATAAATCCAGCTAGGATCAGAAACTTTTTTTGGCATAAAAGCCATTTATTATAGCAAAGGATCAATCAACCAGTATTAAGCAAGTAGGCAAGACGCTAATAAAAGCTAATTATTTGGCATTCTATAAGATTTATGATCATATTCATGAATTTATTGCCGAGAACTTATCATTTTTAGTCTTTTCTTCTGGCCCTTTTTGTGCATGTCTATGAAATT comes from Branchiostoma lanceolatum isolate klBraLanc5 chromosome 2, klBraLanc5.hap2, whole genome shotgun sequence and encodes:
- the LOC136427296 gene encoding uncharacterized protein; translated protein: MEGTATSDPVPIQGKTKPELKRLTFQKKDRYENEWDDARPETPPTTYAAKGPLHYSKPRPSKFSHLAAQMETEETTTDPLARVQPTVVPLSRPVSRPAPKIPIQGKGLLKEAQDFQKNAGVSLAPDDLHKGVAGEVTKVQRIPGKIAQLTAENRSTSTESLPAGTPPKVTLTNSEKRHSWFGGMPEKKPACVPQTIYLPEQRRWFGLGPVYQPTQTVCVPVKPKVNLVDQVKQKGLSTKSKQFYHQDSDRDFFVDKNQQDFPKFKKICPRSDAEFNALAPSTL